From one Luteipulveratus mongoliensis genomic stretch:
- a CDS encoding aldo/keto reductase, with translation MRHTPLGRSGLRVSTLTLGTLGWGTDVDVDSAREHLTTYAEAGGTTIDTAHGYGLGQTEEIVGALIGDVIPREDVTIITKAGISRTSGDRVVDTSRGALMRQLDTSLSRMRTDHVDLWLVHTWSDEPALEETLSALEWAVTSGRARYVGVSNYLAWQMARAYSLLELARVPLVANEIEYNLLRRDAEHETVAAAEALGIGLLAWSPLARGALTGKYRHNVPADSRAAGRPALLEPYLDGHARAVIEAVCTAADGLGASPGEVALAWLTGRPQVSGAVIGARTLAQLTSALKATELAVPDQVIQALDEVSA, from the coding sequence ATGCGTCACACTCCCCTCGGCCGGTCGGGCCTCCGTGTTTCCACGCTCACCCTGGGCACGCTCGGTTGGGGCACCGACGTCGACGTCGACTCCGCGCGCGAGCACCTCACCACCTACGCGGAGGCCGGCGGCACCACGATCGACACCGCCCACGGCTACGGCCTCGGTCAGACCGAGGAGATCGTCGGCGCGCTCATCGGCGACGTGATCCCTCGCGAGGACGTCACGATCATCACGAAAGCCGGGATCTCGCGTACGAGCGGGGACCGGGTCGTGGACACCTCGCGTGGTGCACTCATGCGCCAGCTGGACACCTCACTCAGCCGGATGCGTACCGACCACGTCGACCTGTGGCTGGTCCACACCTGGAGCGACGAACCGGCCCTGGAGGAGACGCTGTCGGCCCTGGAATGGGCGGTCACATCCGGTCGCGCGCGCTACGTCGGAGTGTCCAACTACCTCGCGTGGCAGATGGCGCGGGCGTACTCGTTGCTCGAGCTGGCTCGAGTTCCGTTGGTAGCAAACGAGATCGAGTACAACTTGCTTCGCCGCGACGCCGAGCACGAGACCGTCGCGGCCGCCGAGGCACTCGGCATCGGACTGCTGGCCTGGTCACCTCTGGCGCGCGGAGCGCTCACCGGCAAGTACCGGCACAACGTCCCTGCTGACTCGCGCGCCGCAGGACGGCCAGCGCTCCTGGAGCCCTATCTCGACGGGCACGCACGAGCGGTCATCGAGGCCGTCTGCACGGCCGCCGACGGCCTCGGCGCCAGCCCGGGCGAGGTCGCCCTCGCCTGGCTGACCGGACGGCCGCAGGTGAGCGGCGCCGTCATCGGCGCCCGCACCCTGGCTCAGCTGACCTCGGCACTCAAGGCGACCGAGCTCGCCGTGCCCGACCAGGTCATCCAGGCTCTCGACGAGGTCTCCGCCTGA
- a CDS encoding DUF5703 family protein: protein MIQYEYRVLTFPRDATRTDVRQVLTEHAEYGHWELARTRLYLGGHRRVWLRRKIIRVQRTA from the coding sequence ATGATCCAGTACGAGTACCGCGTCCTCACGTTCCCGCGGGACGCCACCCGAACCGACGTCCGTCAGGTGCTGACCGAGCACGCTGAGTACGGGCACTGGGAGCTGGCGCGTACCCGCCTCTACCTCGGCGGCCACCGGCGTGTCTGGCTGCGGCGCAAGATCATCCGCGTCCAGCGCACTGCCTAG
- a CDS encoding M20/M25/M40 family metallo-hydrolase encodes MADNSQTDQTVTPEDEVVRICQDLIGIDTSNYGDGSGPGERKAAEYVMTELTEVGLDPELFESEPGRASVVVRIEGEDSSRGALAVHGHLDVVPANAEDWQVNPFGAEIKDDCVWGRGAVDMKDMDAMILSVVRDLARTGKKPPRDLVIAFLADEEAGGVKGSHWLVDQHPDLFDGVTEAISEVGGYSVTFPDKNGQDQRAYLLQTGEKGIAWLRLTAHGRAGHGSVPNDENAVVRLAAAIARIDAHVWPREYIGSVRQLLDGLSDLTGVSYADDDASDLLQHLGGARGFVEGTLRDTSNFTMLDSGYKHNVIPQSASASLDCRFLPGHEEDLMATIRELAGEHVEVTIVHRDIALDSPFEGALVDKMKGALLAEDPGAAILPYCLSGGTDNKALKKLGITGYGFAPLRLPADLDFAPMFHGIDERVPLESLKFGARTLQRFLADC; translated from the coding sequence ATGGCCGACAACTCTCAGACCGACCAGACCGTGACACCCGAGGACGAGGTCGTCCGGATCTGTCAGGACCTGATCGGGATCGACACGAGCAACTACGGCGACGGCAGCGGTCCCGGCGAGCGCAAAGCCGCCGAATATGTCATGACCGAGCTCACCGAGGTCGGCCTGGACCCGGAGCTGTTCGAGAGTGAGCCCGGGAGGGCGAGCGTCGTCGTACGCATTGAGGGCGAGGACTCCTCACGAGGCGCACTCGCCGTGCACGGTCACCTGGACGTCGTACCCGCCAATGCTGAGGACTGGCAGGTCAATCCGTTCGGTGCAGAGATCAAGGACGACTGCGTCTGGGGCCGCGGTGCGGTGGACATGAAGGACATGGACGCGATGATCCTGTCCGTCGTCCGCGACCTCGCGCGCACCGGCAAGAAGCCGCCGCGCGACCTCGTGATCGCCTTCCTCGCGGACGAGGAGGCCGGGGGAGTCAAGGGGAGCCACTGGCTGGTCGACCAGCACCCGGACCTGTTCGACGGCGTGACCGAGGCGATCAGCGAGGTGGGCGGCTACAGCGTCACCTTCCCGGACAAGAACGGTCAGGACCAGCGCGCCTACCTCCTCCAGACGGGCGAGAAGGGCATCGCCTGGCTGCGCCTGACGGCGCACGGTCGTGCGGGCCACGGCTCGGTCCCCAACGACGAGAACGCCGTCGTACGACTGGCTGCGGCGATCGCGCGGATCGATGCGCACGTGTGGCCGCGTGAATACATCGGCTCCGTGCGCCAGCTGCTCGACGGCCTGTCCGACCTGACCGGTGTCTCGTACGCCGACGACGACGCCTCGGACCTGCTGCAGCACCTCGGCGGTGCGCGGGGATTCGTCGAGGGCACCCTGCGTGACACCTCGAACTTCACCATGCTGGACAGCGGCTACAAGCACAACGTCATCCCGCAGAGTGCGAGTGCGTCACTGGACTGCCGATTCCTCCCGGGCCACGAGGAGGACCTGATGGCCACGATCCGAGAGCTGGCCGGTGAGCACGTCGAGGTGACGATCGTGCATCGTGACATTGCGCTGGACTCGCCGTTCGAGGGTGCCCTGGTCGACAAGATGAAGGGTGCGCTGCTGGCCGAGGACCCGGGCGCGGCGATCCTGCCGTACTGCCTCTCCGGCGGCACCGACAACAAGGCACTCAAGAAGCTCGGCATCACCGGCTACGGGTTCGCCCCGTTGCGGCTGCCCGCCGATCTCGACTTCGCTCCGATGTTCCACGGCATCGACGAGCGAGTTCCGTTGGAGTCGTTGAAGTTCGGGGCTCGTACGCTGCAGCGCTTCTTGGCGGACTGCTGA
- a CDS encoding ATP-dependent DNA ligase, whose product MLLYDVVDASARVGATRSRTTKTQVIAELLRTAPADEVELVTAYLSGVLPQRRTGVGWRGLAQLPDPAPAAALTVTAVDAVMRRLTETAGVGSTATRAALVRELFESATEPEQGFLRGLMTGEIRQGALDGVMLAAIAEAAEVPQASVRRAVMLAGFAGPVAAAALTGGQAALDQITLEVGRPLRPMLAGSAADVSAAVDTLPADVPFAVECKLDGIRVQAHKRGDQVRLFSRSLDDVTERLPEIVDAVAALPAESVVLDGEVIALRADGSPHPFQVTGARTASSKDPAELRRTTPVTPWFFDLLHVDGRDLIDAPAHERIAALVGLVPESMVVPRLETQDPAQAQEFFDHWVSEGHEGVVVKDLSVPYAAGRRGAGWVKVKPRHTLDLAVLAIEWGSGRRKGLLSNIHLGARDPETGGFVMLGKTFKGMTDEMLAWQTTRFTELATDLGDWVVTVRPEQVVEIAFDGVQRSSRYPGGMALRFARVLRYRDDKRAEEADTIDQVRALRDWT is encoded by the coding sequence GTGCTTCTGTACGACGTCGTAGACGCCTCCGCGCGGGTCGGCGCCACCCGTTCGCGCACCACCAAGACCCAGGTCATTGCCGAGCTCCTGCGGACTGCGCCTGCGGACGAGGTGGAGCTGGTCACTGCCTACCTGTCGGGCGTGCTGCCGCAGCGACGCACCGGCGTCGGGTGGCGCGGTCTCGCGCAGCTCCCCGACCCCGCGCCCGCCGCTGCGTTGACGGTGACAGCCGTCGACGCGGTGATGCGGCGTCTCACCGAGACGGCCGGCGTGGGTTCGACCGCTACGCGCGCAGCGCTCGTCCGGGAGCTGTTCGAATCGGCCACGGAGCCGGAGCAGGGGTTCCTGCGTGGGCTCATGACCGGCGAGATCCGCCAGGGCGCTCTCGACGGCGTGATGCTGGCGGCGATCGCCGAGGCCGCTGAGGTGCCGCAGGCCTCGGTCAGGCGTGCGGTCATGCTCGCCGGGTTCGCCGGCCCGGTGGCCGCGGCAGCACTGACCGGGGGACAGGCCGCGCTGGACCAGATCACGCTCGAGGTCGGCAGGCCGCTGCGGCCGATGCTGGCCGGATCGGCCGCAGATGTGAGCGCGGCCGTGGACACCTTGCCGGCCGACGTGCCGTTCGCGGTGGAGTGCAAGCTCGACGGCATCCGCGTCCAGGCTCACAAACGAGGTGACCAGGTCAGGCTGTTCAGCCGCAGCCTGGACGACGTCACCGAGCGGCTGCCCGAGATCGTCGACGCCGTCGCCGCGCTGCCCGCCGAGTCTGTCGTGCTCGACGGAGAGGTGATTGCGCTACGCGCCGATGGCTCACCTCATCCGTTCCAGGTGACCGGCGCTCGTACCGCCAGCTCGAAGGACCCGGCCGAGCTGCGGCGTACGACGCCGGTCACGCCGTGGTTCTTCGATCTCCTGCACGTGGACGGGCGGGATCTCATCGATGCGCCTGCGCACGAGCGCATTGCGGCCCTGGTCGGTCTCGTCCCGGAATCCATGGTCGTACCCCGGTTGGAGACCCAGGACCCGGCTCAGGCGCAGGAGTTCTTCGACCACTGGGTGAGCGAGGGCCACGAGGGCGTCGTGGTCAAGGACCTGTCGGTGCCGTACGCCGCGGGTCGGCGTGGCGCCGGCTGGGTCAAGGTCAAGCCGCGTCACACGCTCGACCTCGCCGTACTCGCGATCGAGTGGGGGAGCGGCCGGCGCAAAGGACTGCTGTCCAACATCCATCTCGGCGCCCGCGATCCCGAGACCGGCGGCTTCGTGATGCTGGGCAAGACGTTCAAGGGCATGACCGACGAGATGCTCGCCTGGCAGACCACGCGCTTCACCGAGCTCGCGACAGACCTCGGGGACTGGGTGGTCACAGTGCGGCCTGAGCAGGTCGTCGAGATCGCGTTCGACGGCGTACAACGGTCCTCGCGCTACCCGGGCGGGATGGCGCTGCGGTTCGCCCGCGTGCTGCGTTACCGCGACGACAAGCGGGCCGAGGAAGCCGACACCATCGACCAGGTCCGCGCACTTCGCGACTGGACCTGA
- a CDS encoding NADP-dependent oxidoreductase has translation MAQTTRIVLASRPHGEPTQEDFRTETVNLPDPGPGEALLDTLYLSLDPYMRGRMSDAPSYAAPVPIGGTVVGATVSRVVHSADDSLAAGDLVLGYGGWQTRSVERVRYLRRLDPKGSIPVSTALGVLGMPGFTAYAGLLTIGQPKPDETVVVAAATGPVGSAVGQIARIKGARAVGIAGGPQKVAYLQELGFDAALDHRAPDFVEQLAAATPDGIDVYFENVGGAVWDAVLPRLNTYARVPLCGLVAGYNATSLPEGPDRSGALMGTILRKSLTVRGFIQTEFAPTQTDAFVRDMSAWVASGEVTYREDIVDGLDHAVEAFRGMLRGDNFGKVVIRVSD, from the coding sequence ATGGCACAGACGACCCGCATCGTTCTCGCGTCCCGGCCGCACGGTGAGCCCACGCAGGAGGACTTCAGGACCGAGACCGTCAACCTCCCTGACCCAGGCCCGGGCGAGGCTCTGCTGGACACCCTGTATCTCTCGCTGGATCCCTACATGCGCGGCCGGATGAGCGATGCGCCGTCGTACGCAGCGCCGGTCCCGATCGGCGGCACGGTCGTCGGCGCCACGGTGTCTCGGGTGGTGCACTCGGCCGACGACTCGCTCGCTGCCGGCGATCTCGTGCTCGGCTATGGCGGCTGGCAGACGCGTTCGGTCGAGCGGGTCCGCTACCTGCGCCGGCTGGACCCCAAGGGCAGCATTCCCGTCTCCACCGCGCTTGGCGTGCTCGGGATGCCCGGTTTCACCGCGTACGCCGGCCTGCTCACGATCGGGCAGCCGAAGCCGGATGAGACGGTCGTCGTGGCCGCCGCGACGGGTCCCGTGGGCTCCGCCGTCGGCCAGATCGCGCGCATCAAGGGCGCACGTGCGGTCGGCATCGCCGGTGGGCCGCAGAAGGTCGCGTACCTGCAGGAGCTCGGCTTCGACGCCGCGCTCGACCACCGCGCGCCGGACTTCGTCGAGCAGCTCGCCGCGGCAACTCCGGACGGGATCGACGTCTACTTCGAGAATGTCGGTGGAGCCGTCTGGGACGCCGTACTGCCGCGGCTGAACACCTACGCGCGGGTGCCGCTCTGCGGTCTGGTCGCGGGCTACAACGCCACGTCGTTGCCCGAGGGTCCGGACCGCTCGGGCGCGCTGATGGGCACGATCCTGCGCAAGAGCCTCACCGTCCGAGGGTTCATCCAGACCGAGTTCGCTCCGACGCAGACGGACGCCTTCGTCCGGGACATGTCAGCGTGGGTGGCGTCCGGCGAGGTGACCTATCGCGAGGACATCGTCGACGGTCTGGACCACGCCGTCGAGGCGTTCCGCGGCATGCTGCGCGGCGACAACTTCGGCAAGGTCGTCATCCGCGTCAGCGACTGA
- a CDS encoding DUF2599 domain-containing protein: MRLIRQTALVLVLIGLAGCADSGTETSQTTPPTRATSSPPRPAPTPSPTTAPRPTGPFIASVVWTKRDGRRALSVTPTAALRSSATRDVADAAWREVVARVPSADTRGMADQLACHVLFVPEKLHFYLEPWRPAVGYANTVAAQCNPGDIRDPDQP; this comes from the coding sequence GTGCGGCTCATCCGACAGACAGCTCTCGTCCTGGTCCTGATCGGGCTCGCGGGATGTGCCGATTCTGGGACCGAGACCTCCCAGACAACGCCGCCCACCCGGGCGACTTCTTCGCCGCCGCGGCCGGCCCCGACTCCGTCACCGACCACCGCACCTCGTCCGACCGGTCCGTTCATCGCGTCGGTGGTCTGGACGAAGCGCGATGGCCGGCGAGCGTTGTCAGTGACGCCGACGGCTGCGCTTCGGTCCTCAGCGACGCGCGACGTGGCCGATGCTGCGTGGCGCGAGGTCGTCGCGAGAGTGCCCTCCGCCGACACGCGTGGCATGGCTGACCAGCTCGCCTGTCACGTGCTCTTCGTCCCGGAGAAGTTGCATTTCTACCTCGAGCCCTGGCGGCCCGCTGTCGGCTACGCCAATACCGTTGCGGCACAGTGCAATCCGGGCGACATCCGGGACCCCGACCAGCCGTAA
- a CDS encoding HNH endonuclease, whose product MTQVAVWNADETFLHTVPLKHAITMLHRRVAEIHEAVEGETFGPYARPKVLRLIRYVVRRWEYAKTKAAYSREGVLARDDGRCAYCGLPGADTMDHIQPRSRGGATSWMNAVAAHRHCNQVKGDRTPEEAGMPLLWEPYVPTRGRLHRARLIHP is encoded by the coding sequence ATGACGCAGGTCGCCGTCTGGAACGCCGATGAGACGTTCCTGCACACCGTGCCGCTGAAGCACGCCATCACGATGCTGCACCGACGTGTTGCCGAGATCCACGAGGCTGTCGAGGGTGAGACCTTCGGGCCGTACGCTCGCCCCAAGGTGCTGCGCCTCATCCGTTACGTCGTACGCCGGTGGGAGTACGCCAAGACCAAGGCCGCCTACTCGCGCGAAGGTGTCCTGGCTCGCGACGACGGCCGGTGTGCGTACTGCGGCCTCCCCGGCGCGGACACGATGGACCACATCCAGCCGCGCTCGCGGGGCGGCGCCACCTCCTGGATGAATGCCGTGGCGGCGCATCGCCACTGCAATCAGGTCAAGGGCGACCGGACACCCGAGGAGGCAGGGATGCCGCTGCTGTGGGAGCCCTACGTCCCGACCCGCGGCCGGCTGCATCGGGCGCGGCTGATCCACCCCTAG
- a CDS encoding DUF6036 family nucleotidyltransferase, giving the protein MSRELPPDEIRDLLADLGDRLQDQDIHATVYVVGGAAIALRHSRSRTTQDVDAAIEPEREVLAIARDIAQERDLPPNWLNSSAGPYIPPRAMDGVHAEQLGGLTVQIAPAEHLLAMKLAAGRERDIDDLLLLADELGITTAEEAVDVVAQVYDVGQLEMIVPDGLAEIRYFAEHLTVRRDREVNEPQLKGDESAMSERLSRARESKRLPAEPSVWRGHGDRAPHRREPGLERDR; this is encoded by the coding sequence GTGAGTCGTGAGCTTCCGCCTGACGAGATCAGAGACCTCCTTGCCGACCTCGGAGACCGGCTTCAGGATCAAGACATCCACGCCACCGTGTACGTCGTAGGCGGCGCGGCGATCGCCTTACGCCACTCACGGTCGCGTACGACGCAGGACGTCGACGCGGCGATCGAGCCAGAGCGGGAGGTCCTGGCGATTGCCAGGGACATAGCGCAGGAACGCGATCTGCCGCCGAACTGGCTGAACTCATCCGCCGGCCCCTACATTCCTCCCCGCGCGATGGACGGCGTCCATGCTGAGCAGCTCGGTGGCCTCACCGTTCAGATCGCTCCCGCGGAGCATCTCCTGGCCATGAAGCTTGCCGCCGGCCGCGAACGTGACATCGACGACCTGCTCCTCCTGGCCGACGAGCTCGGCATTACCACCGCGGAGGAAGCGGTCGACGTCGTCGCGCAGGTCTACGACGTCGGCCAGCTCGAGATGATCGTTCCTGACGGTCTGGCCGAGATCCGCTACTTCGCAGAGCATCTGACGGTCCGGCGCGACCGAGAGGTCAACGAACCACAGCTCAAGGGCGATGAGTCAGCCATGAGCGAACGACTGAGCCGGGCTCGAGAGTCCAAGCGACTGCCTGCGGAGCCTTCAGTTTGGCGGGGCCATGGAGATCGTGCCCCGCATCGTCGCGAGCCTGGGCTCGAGCGAGACCGCTGA
- a CDS encoding helix-turn-helix domain-containing protein, with amino-acid sequence MAAITTTERARSAAWVDRLVEKSGLTATEVAEKVGTSPSRLSAYRSGDTIPSAVMVMRMMDIAGRVLPSNGTQWASADETTEAVERDYKDHPSDALRWLLQGRDQLLSAPRSQARLLWDERVSELTDDRWETLMRVITAVTFRKKGLEPPAWAQPQRVSPDWTPLTRISIRPSDPIDPDLAQFGIQIRAKDLVTL; translated from the coding sequence ATGGCAGCTATCACCACGACCGAACGTGCCCGATCCGCGGCCTGGGTCGACAGGCTCGTCGAGAAGTCTGGTTTGACCGCCACTGAGGTCGCAGAGAAGGTCGGGACGTCTCCGTCCCGTCTATCGGCCTACCGGAGCGGCGACACGATCCCGTCCGCGGTCATGGTGATGCGGATGATGGATATCGCCGGTCGTGTGCTGCCCTCCAACGGGACACAGTGGGCCTCGGCGGATGAGACCACCGAGGCGGTCGAGCGCGACTACAAGGACCACCCGAGCGATGCCCTGCGCTGGCTCCTTCAGGGCAGAGACCAGCTGCTGTCCGCACCCCGGAGTCAAGCCCGGCTGTTGTGGGACGAGCGTGTCAGTGAGCTCACTGATGATCGATGGGAGACTTTGATGCGCGTCATCACCGCTGTCACGTTCAGGAAAAAGGGTCTCGAACCGCCCGCTTGGGCCCAACCTCAGCGAGTCAGCCCGGACTGGACCCCGCTGACCAGGATCTCGATTCGACCCAGCGACCCGATCGACCCGGACCTTGCGCAGTTCGGCATCCAGATCCGAGCCAAGGACCTGGTCACGCTGTGA
- a CDS encoding L,D-transpeptidase family protein, translating into MRIRTTSPTARAAAALSIAVAVLAVAGCGADPAKQADSTSQASSTPAPARTTPGLAGPSTTPSPTSTDLERVVGMTPLIKPSTSTSTSSTSTATASPTSTGSADLATSTEVLAVGSKGPGVQAAQTRLKELGYWIPTPDGEFGGSTKQAVWALQKAAGISRTGKIDATTRTALVRGAVPHPRTSSGRVIEIDIARQLLLAVDGGHLTAIINASSGNGETFTVKDKKTGKETKYVARTDRGNFSVYKEENGMHESTLELGSMWRPKYFNGGIAVHGSGSVPPHPASHGCVRVTNATMNWIWDSWGASVGTPVLVY; encoded by the coding sequence ATGCGCATTCGAACCACGTCGCCGACGGCTCGCGCCGCTGCGGCTCTGTCCATCGCTGTCGCTGTGCTAGCTGTCGCGGGCTGTGGGGCAGACCCCGCGAAGCAGGCCGACTCCACGAGTCAGGCGAGCTCGACACCAGCGCCGGCACGAACGACTCCGGGCCTGGCGGGCCCCAGTACGACGCCGTCTCCGACATCGACCGACCTCGAACGAGTCGTCGGCATGACGCCGCTGATCAAGCCGAGCACCTCGACGAGCACCTCGAGCACGTCGACTGCGACGGCCAGTCCCACCTCGACCGGGTCAGCGGACCTGGCCACGAGCACCGAAGTCCTCGCTGTCGGGTCCAAGGGCCCCGGCGTACAGGCCGCTCAGACACGGCTCAAGGAGCTTGGCTACTGGATCCCGACCCCGGACGGTGAGTTCGGTGGCTCGACCAAGCAGGCGGTCTGGGCGTTACAGAAGGCTGCGGGCATCTCACGTACCGGCAAGATCGACGCCACGACTCGAACAGCGCTCGTCCGCGGTGCCGTGCCGCACCCGCGGACCAGCTCGGGCAGGGTCATCGAGATCGACATCGCCCGCCAGCTCCTGCTCGCCGTCGACGGCGGACACCTGACGGCCATCATCAACGCCTCGTCAGGCAATGGCGAGACATTCACGGTCAAGGACAAGAAGACCGGCAAGGAGACCAAGTACGTCGCGCGCACCGACCGCGGCAACTTCTCGGTCTACAAGGAAGAGAACGGTATGCACGAGTCCACCCTCGAGCTGGGCTCGATGTGGCGGCCGAAGTACTTCAACGGCGGCATCGCCGTCCACGGCTCCGGCTCAGTGCCGCCCCACCCCGCATCGCACGGCTGCGTCCGGGTGACCAACGCGACGATGAACTGGATCTGGGACTCCTGGGGTGCCTCCGTCGGCACCCCGGTCCTCGTCTACTAA
- a CDS encoding M15 family metallopeptidase — translation MRKGTNRTTRLAMLATPAVVGAMILGGCSDLTGGGDSDNQAFSSPLPAATPSASSTPTPTLGLQSSGETSTSSTTRRPSTTRTPSTSSSTSTKAVRKDKSGTKGLNPDLANALIKARQAAAPAGVRLHVTSGYRPASVQEKLFQEAVRKYGSEKEARRWVLPPKDSSHVQRRAIDVGPRAGARWLELHGAKFGLCRTYRNEWWHFEHVGKGGSCPPMYRDAAQAAGY, via the coding sequence GTGCGCAAGGGAACAAACAGGACCACACGTCTGGCGATGCTGGCGACGCCGGCGGTGGTGGGGGCGATGATCCTCGGCGGCTGCTCGGACCTCACGGGCGGCGGGGACAGCGACAACCAGGCATTCTCGTCACCTCTGCCGGCTGCGACTCCGAGTGCGTCGAGTACGCCGACGCCCACCTTGGGCCTCCAGTCCTCAGGCGAGACGAGCACTTCCAGCACCACACGGCGCCCATCAACCACCCGTACGCCGTCCACCTCGTCGAGCACGTCGACCAAGGCGGTCCGCAAGGACAAGTCGGGCACCAAGGGCCTGAACCCGGACCTGGCCAACGCGCTGATCAAGGCCCGCCAGGCAGCGGCGCCCGCCGGCGTACGACTGCACGTCACCTCGGGATATCGTCCGGCGTCGGTGCAGGAGAAGCTGTTCCAGGAAGCCGTGCGCAAGTACGGCTCCGAGAAGGAGGCGCGCCGTTGGGTGCTGCCGCCCAAGGACTCCTCACACGTGCAGCGCCGCGCGATCGATGTCGGTCCGCGCGCCGGCGCCCGCTGGCTGGAGCTGCATGGCGCGAAGTTCGGGCTGTGCCGCACCTATCGCAACGAGTGGTGGCACTTCGAGCACGTCGGCAAGGGCGGCAGCTGCCCGCCGATGTATCGGGACGCCGCGCAGGCCGCGGGCTACTGA